Within Conexibacter woesei DSM 14684, the genomic segment CGCAAAACCTGCTGATTGCACGAGAAGTTTCTCTTTGCGCGCGGGGAGGCCTATCCTCGCTCGTCCAGGGGGCGACGTCAGGGGTGACGGATGCGTGCCACGCGGGCTTACATCGCAGGACTCGGAACGGCTGGAGCGCTGCTCGCCGCCGCGGCCTGCATCTTCGTGATCGCTTCGGCGCTCGTGGCGTTCAACGGCTGGCCGGGCACGACGCTCGACGCCCAGACGCGAACGGTCGACGAGCCCGGCCCGCCGACCGCCGCCTCGCAGTCGCCGCTCGGCGGCACCGCGTTCGCCGCGTTCGGCCCCGTCGGCGGTGCGCCTGACACGGCCGGCGGCGGTGGCGTGGCCGGCGCGGACGCGGGCGCGGGCGACGGGGCGGCCGGCGGCGACGGTCCCGCCGGCGCGGGCCGCGGCCAGGGCACCCTTCCCGCCGGACCGCGGACCGACGACGGTGACCAGCCCGGCTCGACGCCCCAGGACGGCGGCGGGCAGGGCGACGGGAACGGCGGCGGAGCCGGCGGTCAGCCGCCAGGCTCCGCGCCGCAGGGCGGCGCCAGCAACGCCGGACAGCCGTCCAACGCACGGCCCGACGACGGTGACGCCGGCAACGGCGGAGACGGCGGCGGTGGCGGCGGTGGCGGTGACGGCGGTGACGGCGGTGGCGGCGACGGCGGCGGGGGAGACGGCGGCGGCGAGCCCGCGCCGCCCGCGAGAACGCCGCCGCCGCCGAACGCGGGCGCCCCGAACCTCGGCGACACCGTCCGCGACACGACGGACGGGCTCGGCGACACCGTCGCGCAGACCGGCAGAGGCCTCGACCAGACCGTCCAGGGCGTCACCGGCTCGCTCGGCGAGGTCGTCAGACAGGTCGACCCGGGCCTGGGCGAGACGGTCCAGCAGACCGGCGGCGCGGTCGGCGGTCTCGTGAGAGGCACGACCGACCTCGTCGACGGCGTGCTGAGAGGCACCGGCGGCGTCGTCGGCGGCCTGCTCGGCGGCACGAGAAGATAGGCGGGGACCGTCACGGCGTGTGACCGCGGCGCGGGCTGGGGTCCCGAGCCGGCATAATCACGCCGCCATGGCCGCGACCCAACAGCTCACCCACGTCCTCCCGCTCGGCAGCCGCGTCAACGAGCGCGGCAACCTCGAGATCGGCGGCTGCGACACGGTCGAGCTGGCGCGCGAGTTCGGCACGCCGGCGTTCGTCGTCGCCGAGGACGACATCTGCGCGCGGGCGCGCGCCTACGTCGAGGCGCTGAGAGCGCGCCACGACGACTTCGACGTGCTGTTCGCCTCCAAGGCGTTCCCGTGCACCGCCGTCTACCGCGTGCTCGCGGAGGAGGGGCTCGTCTGCGACGTCGCCTCCGGCGGCGAGCTGCATCTGGCGCTGCGCGGCGGCTTCGACGCAAAGCGGATCTACCTGCACGGCAACGCCAAGTCGCTCGCCGAGCTGGAGCAGGCGATCGACGCCGGCGTCGGCCACATCGTGCTCGACTCGTTCATGGACGTCGACCGCGTCGAGCAGGTCGCCGCCGCCCGCGGCGTCACGCAGGCGGTGCTGATCCGCGTCACGCCCGGCGTCGCCGGCAGAACGCACGCGAAGATCTCGACCGGCCAGGCCGACTCGAAGTTCGGTTTCGGCCTCGACGACGCGCGTCTCGCGATCGAGCGCCTGCGCGGCTCCGACAGCCTCGACCTCGTCGGCCTGCACATGCACATCGGGTCGCAGCTGCTGTCGCTGGACGCGTACCGGCCCGCGGTCGAGGCGCTCGCCGCCCTCGGCGACTTCTCGACGTACAACTTCGGCGGCGGTCTCGGCGTCGCCTACACCGCCGGCCAGCAGCCGCCGGCGATCGAGGAGTACGTCGAGGAGAAGGTGCGCGCGCTGCACGAGCTGATCGGGACGGGCAAGCGGCTGCTGATCGAGCCGGGCCGCTCGCTCGTCGCCAACTCGACCGTCACGCTCTACAGCGTCGAGACGGTCAAGCGCAACGTCTCGACCTGGGTCGGCGTCGACGGCGGCATGTCCGACAACCTGCGGCCGATGCTCTACGGCTCGGTCTACGAGGCGTTCTTCGCCGACCGCCCGGAGCTGGCGGGCAGCGGCGAGACCGCCCACGTCGCCGGCAAGCACTGCGAGTCGGGCGACGTGATCGTCCGCGACGTGCCGCTCGCGGACCCCAAGCCGGGTGACATCCTGGTGACTCCGGCGACCGGCGCCTACGGCCACGCGATGGCGAACAACTACAACGGGATCCCACGTCCGCCCGTGATCTTCTGCAAGGACGGCGACGCCCGCGTCGTCGTCCGCCGCGAGACCTACGACGACCTCGCTCGCCGTGACGTCTAGCGCAGGCCCCTTCCGCATCGGCCTGCTCGGCCACGGCACGGTCGGCGCCGCGCTCGCCGAGCTGCTGCCCCAGCGCGCCGCTCAGATCGAGCACGTGACGGGCCTGCGGCCCGAGATCGTCGGCGTGCTGACGCGCTCCAGAGGCGACTTCGAGCAGATCCTCGCCGCGTCCGACCTCGTCGTCGAGCTGATCGGCGGGATCGAGCCGGCGCGCGACTACGTGATCCGCGCGATGCGCGCCGGCAAGCACGTCGTGACCGCCAACAAGCAGCTGCTGGCACAGCACGGCGAGGAGCTGTGGGCGATCGCGCGCGAGTGCGGCGTCCAGCTGCGCTTCGAGGCGGCCGTCGCCGGCGTCGTGCCCGTCATCCGCGTCCTGCAGGAGTCGCTCGCAGCCGCGCACGTCGAACGGATCCACGGGATCGTCAACGGCACCTCGAACTTCATCCTCAGCGAGATGGCGCGCACCGGCGCGGCCTACGCCGACGTGCTGAAGGAGGCGCAGCGGCTCGGCTACGCCGAGGCCGACCCGAGCGAGGACGTCAACGGCAAGGACGCCGCCGCGAAGATGGCGATCCTCGCGCGGCTCGCGTTCGACACGCCGGTCCACCTCGACCAGGTCGTCTGCGAGGGGATCGAGCGGATCGGCCCGGACGACCTCGAATACGCGCGCGATCTCGGCCTCGGGCTGAAGCTGATCGGGACCGCGGAGCGCGTCGATGGCGGCATCTCGGTGCGCGTCCACCCGGCCTTCCTCTACGCCAGGCATCCGCTCGCGTCGATCGACGGCCCGTTCAACGCCGTCACGGTCGAGTCCGAGGCGATCACCGAGATCACGATGTCGGGCCCGGGGGCGGGCGGCCCGCAGACGGCCAGCGCCGTCCTCGGCGACGTCATCAGCGCGATGATCCCGCCGGCCTCGACGCCGGAGACGAGCGTCAGGCTCGAGGTCGTCGCAGACGTCGTCTCCGCGTTCTACCTGCACATGGAGGTCGCCGACACGCCCGGCGTGCTCTCGCGCATCACCGGCGTGCTCGGCGAGCACGGCATCTCGGTCAAGTCGGTCGTGCAGAAGGGTCTCGGCGACAACGCGCGGCTCGTGATGGTCGTCCACCCGGTGCTGGAGTCGCGCTTCTTCGCCGCCGTCGAGCGGATCGCGACGCTCACCGAGCTGCGCACGCCGCCGCGGGCGATCCGCGTGATCGAAGAGGAGTTCAGCTGATGAGCCTCGGGCTGATCGAGCGCTACCGCGACCGCCTCCCGTTCGCCGCCGACGATCCCGTCGTCACGCTCGGCGAGGGCTCGACCCCGCTGATCCACGCCGCGGCGCTGTCCGAGCGCGTCGGCGCGGAGGTGTGGCTGAAGTACGAGGGGCTGAACCCGACCGGCTCGTTCAAGGACCGCGGGATGACATGTGCAGTGTCGGCAGCCGTCCGCGAGGGCGCCGAGGCCGTCATCTGCGCCTCGACCGGCAACACCTCCGCGAGCGCCGCCGCCTACGCCGCGCGCGCCGGCCTGCGCTGCGCGGTGATCGTGCCGGAGGGCAAGATCGCGACGGGCAAGCTCGCGCAGGCGCTGATGCACGGCGCCCGCGTGATCGCGCTCAACGGGAACTTCGACGAGGCGCTCCAGCTCGTCCGCGAGGTCGTCGACCGCCATCCGATCGCGCTCGTCAACTCGGTCAACAGATACCGCCTCGAAGGGCAGAAGACCGCCGCCTTCGAGATCGCCGAGCAGCTCGGCCCCGATCCGATCGACGCGCTCTGCATCCCCGTCGGCAACGCGGGCAACATCACCGCGTACTGGAAGGGCTTCAACGAGGTCGGCCACAGACCGGCGATGTTCGGCTTCCAGGCCGCCGGCGCGGCGCCGCTCGTCGAGGGCGCGCCGGTGCGGAACCCGCAGACGATCGCCACCGCGATCCGGATCGGCAACCCGGCGCGCTGGGAGGAGGCGATGAACGCGATGACGTCGTCGCACGGCGCGGTCAGAGCCGTGACCGACGACCAGATCCTCGCCGCGTACCGCTTCCTCGCGTCGAGAGAGGGCGTCTTCTGCGAGCCGGCCTCGGCGGCGAGCGTCGCGGGCCTGATGACGCACGGCGCCGGCGGCGCGCAGCGGATCGTCTGCGTCCTCACCGGCCACGGGCTGAAGGACCCGGACACGGCGCTGGACCAGGTCGGCGGCGTGCTCCCATGCGAGCCGACGCTCGACGCCGTCGAGCGGGCCGTGCTCGGGTAGCGACGGCGCGAACGCGATGGAACGCCGCCGCCTCGTCCGCGTCCCCGCCTCCTCGGCGAACCTCGGACCGGGCTTCGACGTGCTGGCGGCCGCGCTCGCGCTGCACCTCGAAGTCGAGGTGATCGAGACCGGCAGGTTCGCGATCGAGACCGACCTCGACATCGCGACCGACCGCCGGAACCTCTGCGTGCGCGCGTTCGAGCGGCTGCATCCGTCGGAGGACTTCACCTTCCGCATCTCCTCCGAGATCCCGCTCTCGGGCGGGCTCGGATCGAGCGCGGCCGCGATCGTCGCGGGCCTGATGGCGGCCGACCACATGTTCGAGCTCGACGCCGACGTCTTCAGACTCGCGTGCGAGATCGAGGGTCACCCCGACAACGTCGCCGCAGCGCTCTACGGCGGCGTCTGCGTCTGCGCGGTCGACACGGTCACGCGGATCGAGCCGCCGACCGGGCTGGAGGGCCTGCTCGTCGTCCCGCACGAGGCGGTCCGCACGGCGCAGGCGCGCGCCGCGCTGCCCGAGCAGGTGCCGATGGCCGACGCGGTCCACAACGTCGCGCACGTCGCGCTGCTGACGCTGGGGCTTGCGCGCGGCGACTGGGACCTCGTCTCGCGCGGCCTCGACGATCGCCTGCACGAGCCCTACCGCGCGCACCTCTATCCGCGCTCGGCCGAGCTGGTGAGGGACGCGCGCGCGCTCGGCGCGCTCGGCGCGACGATCTCCGGCGCCGGCCCGACCGTGCTCGTCTGGAGCCACTACGAGCAGACGGCGACGGTCGCAG encodes:
- a CDS encoding homoserine dehydrogenase; this encodes MTSSAGPFRIGLLGHGTVGAALAELLPQRAAQIEHVTGLRPEIVGVLTRSRGDFEQILAASDLVVELIGGIEPARDYVIRAMRAGKHVVTANKQLLAQHGEELWAIARECGVQLRFEAAVAGVVPVIRVLQESLAAAHVERIHGIVNGTSNFILSEMARTGAAYADVLKEAQRLGYAEADPSEDVNGKDAAAKMAILARLAFDTPVHLDQVVCEGIERIGPDDLEYARDLGLGLKLIGTAERVDGGISVRVHPAFLYARHPLASIDGPFNAVTVESEAITEITMSGPGAGGPQTASAVLGDVISAMIPPASTPETSVRLEVVADVVSAFYLHMEVADTPGVLSRITGVLGEHGISVKSVVQKGLGDNARLVMVVHPVLESRFFAAVERIATLTELRTPPRAIRVIEEEFS
- the thrC gene encoding threonine synthase — protein: MSLGLIERYRDRLPFAADDPVVTLGEGSTPLIHAAALSERVGAEVWLKYEGLNPTGSFKDRGMTCAVSAAVREGAEAVICASTGNTSASAAAYAARAGLRCAVIVPEGKIATGKLAQALMHGARVIALNGNFDEALQLVREVVDRHPIALVNSVNRYRLEGQKTAAFEIAEQLGPDPIDALCIPVGNAGNITAYWKGFNEVGHRPAMFGFQAAGAAPLVEGAPVRNPQTIATAIRIGNPARWEEAMNAMTSSHGAVRAVTDDQILAAYRFLASREGVFCEPASAASVAGLMTHGAGGAQRIVCVLTGHGLKDPDTALDQVGGVLPCEPTLDAVERAVLG
- the thrB gene encoding homoserine kinase, translating into MERRRLVRVPASSANLGPGFDVLAAALALHLEVEVIETGRFAIETDLDIATDRRNLCVRAFERLHPSEDFTFRISSEIPLSGGLGSSAAAIVAGLMAADHMFELDADVFRLACEIEGHPDNVAAALYGGVCVCAVDTVTRIEPPTGLEGLLVVPHEAVRTAQARAALPEQVPMADAVHNVAHVALLTLGLARGDWDLVSRGLDDRLHEPYRAHLYPRSAELVRDARALGALGATISGAGPTVLVWSHYEQTATVAEQLRARTEGWAQVLRVPFETQGADVRAIA
- the lysA gene encoding diaminopimelate decarboxylase → MAATQQLTHVLPLGSRVNERGNLEIGGCDTVELAREFGTPAFVVAEDDICARARAYVEALRARHDDFDVLFASKAFPCTAVYRVLAEEGLVCDVASGGELHLALRGGFDAKRIYLHGNAKSLAELEQAIDAGVGHIVLDSFMDVDRVEQVAAARGVTQAVLIRVTPGVAGRTHAKISTGQADSKFGFGLDDARLAIERLRGSDSLDLVGLHMHIGSQLLSLDAYRPAVEALAALGDFSTYNFGGGLGVAYTAGQQPPAIEEYVEEKVRALHELIGTGKRLLIEPGRSLVANSTVTLYSVETVKRNVSTWVGVDGGMSDNLRPMLYGSVYEAFFADRPELAGSGETAHVAGKHCESGDVIVRDVPLADPKPGDILVTPATGAYGHAMANNYNGIPRPPVIFCKDGDARVVVRRETYDDLARRDV